GTTACAATCTCTTCCACAACCATTGCAATCCATGTCCCCGTATTTTTCCTCGAAGGAAGATGAGTATTTTCGCATATACCCGAATACCCTAAGTTTCAACGAGTCCGCGGAAGATTCTTTGACTTCGTAATTTCCGATCGCGTAAAACTTGCTCGTCTTATTCACATAACCCATATCATCGCTTTTTTGATCCTGGGTATCTCCTTCCATAAAAAAGGATCCGTCCGAACGCATTCTCAAGGACCAATTGGATTCGATTCTTACACCGTTCGTTTCCTCCGTTGTTGAGGCGCCGGCTACCGGCTCCGCTTGCGCGATCGTTTCCGTACTTTGAACTTCTTCCGGAAGTGCGGAAACCTCAGAACCTCTTAGCCCGTGATTGAGTATCGTATCCAAATCGGGAGGAGTGAATTGAAGATGATTCTGCCGTGCGATACTCTGCGACCTCGAAATCGGATTGATAAGAATCCAATTCTTATCCATTCCAAAACGAATCTCGCTGAGCACTAATCCTTTGTACATTTTTCCCGCGTAGATATCATCGACCGTAAGACGAAGGGAAGCGCCTTCGAAGGTTTTTTCCAGAGCGATCTCTTGAGGACCGAGAATATCCTGCACTTTGATTTTCTGAACGTAACCGTTGTCCCCCGTAAGAGTCGCGGCCTTGAGTCGTCCGTTCGAATAGCAGTGTTGATCCGATCTTTGATAACCGTTCCAAATCTTGATCGAATTGATTTTTTGCGGTTCTTTGAATTTGAAATCGAGAATGACTCCCTTTCCCTTTTTATCCGAAGCCCAGGCGTATTCGTAACGGGAATCGAAAAGATTCATCACGTCATAAGACAAAACCGGATTGGCGGTTTCGGATGCTTTTGCGGAACCTTCCACGATCTTAGGAAGTTTGAGGGAGAATGGTTTGTCTCTTTCGTCATAAAATCGAATTTCTCCGATACAAAGATCTTTGTTCTTTCTAAAGTTGATCGTGACCGATCGGGAATAGACTGGTTTCTCAAAGGAGACGATCGCCTTGGTTCCGCTTAACGTCGCAGAGGCGCTCAGCTCATCGAAGTTAATGTAAGCGGTGACCGCGTCGCTGAATTCACCTTTGCAGGAATCCACTTCCACTTTTTTCAATTGAAAACCTTCGTCAGGGTAGAAATGCATTTTTACGAATTCCGCTCCGTCCTCGGGTTTCCAGGAACTACCGCCTAACGCGGCAAAAGCGAGCTTATCGCTCAGGGAAGTGGAAGTCGCCATGGAAACGCTCAATTCTTTTTTACAATTCCAAAGACAGAATGCGAAAAGAAGGATCGAAATAAAAAAAGTCGGGATACGATTCATCGATGAATTCTCCAGGAAAGAATTTGCACGAGTTTAAGTGTCTTCCCCGCTCTGTCAAATGCAAAGGAATCCGAAGATGATTTCGACTCCCTTTGGTCGGGAAGAAATTCTTGACGCACTACTCGCATTCTTTTGTATGGCTAGATTGATATTGAGAATCATTCTTAATATCAATGAATATAGGGACTTATGAAATTCAAAACAACGCTCTTCCTTTTTAGTCTTTTCTGGATCTTGGGCTGTGGAGAAAAATCTTCAGGCGAAAACACTCTCGCCTCCTTGGGTCTGGCCCTCGGTCCGGTCAGTGCAACTCCTTCCGCTTCCTTCGAGATCCTTTCCCCCAAAGACGGAGAAATCGTTCCGGTCTATCAATTGGAACCGACGATTTCGGTCAACGAGCCCGGATCCTTGGAGGTTCTGCGTAACGACGAACCGGTCGCTTTCGTAAACGCGGCTTCACTCGATTCTTCTTCCGAGAAGAATTTGGTGAAAATCCCGGCTTTCAAACCGAAGAATGGTGAAAATTCGATTCTCTTCCGTTGGAAGCGTTCGAACGGGGAGATCCTACAAAAGGAAATTCGTGTTTACTTCGGTACAAAACTCACCGCGGGTGCGGCTCACTCCGGATTCTTAAAAGACGGAGACGTCTACACGGTGGGCAGAAACAATTACGGTCAATTAGGAACGGGAGTTTCGACCGGAGACGGAATCAACGACCTTATCACAAAGTTGAATTCGATTGGAACCGTTTCGAGTCTCCACTTTACACAAAACAATTCGATGGCGATTCGAAAGGACGGTAAGGTCTTTACCTGGGGAACGAATGCAAACGGACAATTGGGAATCGGAAACAACAATACGGACCCGCCCACCCCTTCCAACGCGGGAACCAGACTTCCTCCTACGGAAGTGCCCGGCATCCAAGACGCGGTCTCGGGCGCTTTCGGTTTTGATCACGCGCTCGTCTTAAAATCGGACGGAACACTCCTTGCCTTCGGATTAAACAACGTCGGTCAGTTAGGAAACGGAGCAACGGGAATGTCCGCGACAACGATTTCCACCTCTCCTGTTGCCGTCGTCGGTTTGAACGACGTGATCCAAGTCATAGCCGGTTCTCAACATTCCGCGGCTCTGACGTCTCAAGGCGAGGTTTTTGTCTGGGGAAGAAACCAGTATGGAAATCTCGGAAACGGTTGGATCGACACTTCGACCACAATCCATTCCACTCCGCAAAAAGTTCCGGGACTGAGCGGAATCAAACAAATCGCGAACGGAAGGGATCATCTTCTTGCGCTTCGTTCGGACGGAAGGGTTTTCGCTTGGGGGCTCAACGCGAGCGGACAACTCGGAATCGGCGGAAGCGGCTCTCCCGGACCTACCGCGACTCCAACCGAAGTTTTGAATATTCAAAATGTTGCATCCGTATGGGCGGGCGGAACTCAAAGTTTCGCGGTGTTAAACGACGGAACCGTGAAAGGCTGGGGAGCCAACGGAACGACCGCCAATCTCGGTATCGGCGAAACGACCACGGCCAAACTCTATTCACCGGGAAATGCGGTCATCGGCATCAAAGGGTTGGTCCATTTCGGGTGCGGCGCGACTCACAACTTTGCTCTCTTGGGAGACGGTTCCGTCTACGGCTGGGGTTGGAATTTCAAAGGATCCCTGGGAAGGCCCGATCTTCAGACGAACTGGGGAGCTTCGACACCCGTTTCCATCAGTTTTCCTTAATATTTTAATTTTCGAATGTATATGAAACTTAGAATCGATCCGGACCGAATCTTCTCTCTGACCTTTTTTTTGGGGAGAATCCGGTTTTGCTTTTTTATTTTGCTCTTTTTTTTCTGCACAGGATGTGAGTCCCAAAAGAATGACGTTTGCTCGTCCGATTCTTCTTGTTTCGAGCTCGGAGCCGTTTTATTAGTGCTTTCCAATCTACCCTCTTCCCATCCTTGGGATTACGAAGAGGGAGAAGAATACCAGGGCGGACTCAAAATGACGAACTTCTTTTCCGGAAGTTCCTCCTTTCGACAATTTGCTCCGAATTCTTCTTTGAACGTGATTTCGGAATTTACTGTCGGACAAGCGGTTTTCGAAGTTCCCTGGACTCCCGGATTTTCGTCCACGCTTCCGGATCGGGACGGACTCGGACCATTCTTTCATTCCAATTCTTGCGTTAGCTGTCACTTCGCAAACGGAAGAGCTCTTGAGGAAGAAGATGAACCGTTGACATTCAGTCTCGTCCGTTTGAGTACCGGTTCCGATTCTCATTCTCCCGATCCGCAGTATGGAGGTCAATTCCAACCGAATTCGGTTCCCGGCGTTTCCAAGGAAGGAAGTGTTACCCTAACTTACCAGGAATTCGAGGGAAAATTCAAAGACGGAACCGTCTATCGTCTTCGTTCTCCTATATTCCATTTTTCGAATTTAGGATACGGTCCCCTTGCGAACGACGTCAAAACGTCTCTTCGAGTTCCGCAACAAGTCATCGGGCTCGGACTTCTGGAGGCGATTCCCGAGGCGACGATTCTTTCTTTTTCCGATCCGTCCGATCAAAACGGAGACGGAATATCCGGAAGACCGAATTGGATTGCGAACCTCAACGACACGGGTTTCGCATTGGGAAGATTCGGTTGGAAGGCGAATAACCCGAGTTTGATCCGTCAGAATTCCGCCGCATTTTTAGGAGATTTTGGAATCACGTCCCCTCTTTTTCCCGTTGAAAACTGCACTCCAAATCAAACTCAATGCCAAACCTCTGTGAACGGAGGAAATCCGGAAGTTCCTCAGTCAAAAATCGACGCGATCACAAACTACATGAAGTTGGTATCCGTCCCAGCGAGAAGGAAAGCGAACAACGCGAGCGTTCTCTCCGGAAAGGAAATCTTTTTCAAGGCCGATTGCAAGAATTGTCATATTCCAAAAATATTAACTTCTACAAATGCCGGTTTTCCTGAACTATCAAACCAAACGATCCGACCTTATACAGATCTATTGTTACACGACATGGGTGAAGAGCTCGCGGATCAAAGGCCGGACGAAGAAGCGACAGGAAGAGAATGGAGAACGCCTCCTCTCTGGGGAATCGGTCTTTTTGAAGTAGTGAACGGCCACACTCGTTATCTTCACGACGGTAGGGCTCGAGACTTGAGCGAGGCGATCCTTTGGCATGGTGGAGAAGCCGAAAAAAGTAAAAATTACTTTTTAGGATTGGACATCCGCGAACGGACACATCTACTCAACTTTTTGAAATCCCTATAAACGATCCGGAAGCCTTAAAATCCCTTTCGCGCCGAAGCAGGGTTACGGGGTCGTATATTGGTAGAGGGTTTCAAAAAGAATCTCGGAACCCAATTTCAAATTTTCGACGCTGATATTTTCGTCCTTTCCGTGAAGAGTTTCCGTATCCTTCGAAGTCAGGATTGCGGGGTTGAGTCCGTAACAACGAATCCCGATTCTTCTAAATCTCGCGTTATCCGTCTTTCCGGAGGACATAAATGGTGCGGCGACGCTCCCCGGAACCTTGGAAACGCTTACGCTCGCAAGAATCTGAAAGAGTTCGTCTTCCAGCGGAGAATCGTCCGGACCGATCTCGTCTATGATCTCCGCTTCGATCGAATATTTTTTTGCGATCCCTCGAATCTTTTCGAAATATTCTTTCGTATCAAAACCGGGAAGAACCCGAATATCCAATTTTCCTAATGTTTCTCCGGAAAGAACGTTATATCCTTCCCCTTCTAAGGTTTGGATTCCGGTGATCGCTTTTGTGTTGCTCGTCATCGCGGAGAGATGTTTGCTCTTTTTCAGAGTTCCCGTAAGAAAAGGACGGATCAAAGGATTGGAAGCGTTCTTTAAAAAGAAGGAGACGGGAAAAGAGGC
This is a stretch of genomic DNA from Leptospira stimsonii. It encodes these proteins:
- a CDS encoding NADase-type glycan-binding domain-containing protein, producing the protein MNRIPTFFISILLFAFCLWNCKKELSVSMATSTSLSDKLAFAALGGSSWKPEDGAEFVKMHFYPDEGFQLKKVEVDSCKGEFSDAVTAYINFDELSASATLSGTKAIVSFEKPVYSRSVTINFRKNKDLCIGEIRFYDERDKPFSLKLPKIVEGSAKASETANPVLSYDVMNLFDSRYEYAWASDKKGKGVILDFKFKEPQKINSIKIWNGYQRSDQHCYSNGRLKAATLTGDNGYVQKIKVQDILGPQEIALEKTFEGASLRLTVDDIYAGKMYKGLVLSEIRFGMDKNWILINPISRSQSIARQNHLQFTPPDLDTILNHGLRGSEVSALPEEVQSTETIAQAEPVAGASTTEETNGVRIESNWSLRMRSDGSFFMEGDTQDQKSDDMGYVNKTSKFYAIGNYEVKESSADSLKLRVFGYMRKYSSSFEEKYGDMDCNGCGRDCNMGETDPDKKEIIFQDFITIKKLNGNIYVQNTSPSRKLDFKTLEMALE
- a CDS encoding RCC1 domain-containing protein; its protein translation is MKFKTTLFLFSLFWILGCGEKSSGENTLASLGLALGPVSATPSASFEILSPKDGEIVPVYQLEPTISVNEPGSLEVLRNDEPVAFVNAASLDSSSEKNLVKIPAFKPKNGENSILFRWKRSNGEILQKEIRVYFGTKLTAGAAHSGFLKDGDVYTVGRNNYGQLGTGVSTGDGINDLITKLNSIGTVSSLHFTQNNSMAIRKDGKVFTWGTNANGQLGIGNNNTDPPTPSNAGTRLPPTEVPGIQDAVSGAFGFDHALVLKSDGTLLAFGLNNVGQLGNGATGMSATTISTSPVAVVGLNDVIQVIAGSQHSAALTSQGEVFVWGRNQYGNLGNGWIDTSTTIHSTPQKVPGLSGIKQIANGRDHLLALRSDGRVFAWGLNASGQLGIGGSGSPGPTATPTEVLNIQNVASVWAGGTQSFAVLNDGTVKGWGANGTTANLGIGETTTAKLYSPGNAVIGIKGLVHFGCGATHNFALLGDGSVYGWGWNFKGSLGRPDLQTNWGASTPVSISFP
- a CDS encoding di-heme oxidoredictase family protein, which translates into the protein MKLRIDPDRIFSLTFFLGRIRFCFFILLFFFCTGCESQKNDVCSSDSSCFELGAVLLVLSNLPSSHPWDYEEGEEYQGGLKMTNFFSGSSSFRQFAPNSSLNVISEFTVGQAVFEVPWTPGFSSTLPDRDGLGPFFHSNSCVSCHFANGRALEEEDEPLTFSLVRLSTGSDSHSPDPQYGGQFQPNSVPGVSKEGSVTLTYQEFEGKFKDGTVYRLRSPIFHFSNLGYGPLANDVKTSLRVPQQVIGLGLLEAIPEATILSFSDPSDQNGDGISGRPNWIANLNDTGFALGRFGWKANNPSLIRQNSAAFLGDFGITSPLFPVENCTPNQTQCQTSVNGGNPEVPQSKIDAITNYMKLVSVPARRKANNASVLSGKEIFFKADCKNCHIPKILTSTNAGFPELSNQTIRPYTDLLLHDMGEELADQRPDEEATGREWRTPPLWGIGLFEVVNGHTRYLHDGRARDLSEAILWHGGEAEKSKNYFLGLDIRERTHLLNFLKSL